The proteins below come from a single Triticum aestivum cultivar Chinese Spring chromosome 5D, IWGSC CS RefSeq v2.1, whole genome shotgun sequence genomic window:
- the LOC123122551 gene encoding RING-H2 finger protein ATL80 gives MPRHLLQQSVDRLAALAAPPAAAMARGGTSVHTDTLLILAAVLCFLLCVVGLAMVARCSRLCNPSAFSVDAPGAVAAPCKGIKKKALQALPTVSWRPQQEKNDEEAGERPECAICLAEFAGGDEVRVLPTCGHGFHAACVDVWLLSSSTCPSCRRALVVSPAPLATESPPPQTCCERADVLAAQASAAVSGSGRCRPLAQ, from the coding sequence ATGCCGCGCCACCTGCTGCAGCAGTCCGTCGACCGCCTCGCCGCGCTGGCCGCGCCTCCGGCGGCCGCCATGGCGCGCGGCGGGACGAGCGTGCACACGGACACGCTGCTCATCCTGGCGGCGGTGCTCTGCTTCCTGCTCTGCGTGGTCGGGCTGGCCATGGTGGCCCGGTGCTCCCGCCTGTGCAACCCCTCCGCCTTCTCCGTCGACGCGCCGGGGGCAGTCGCCGCGCCGTGCAAGGGGATCAAGAAGAAGGCGCTGCAAGCGCTGCCCACCGTGTCGTGGCGGCCACAGCAGGAGAAGAATGATGAGGAGGCGGGGGAGCGGCCGGAGTGCGCCATCTGCCTGGCGGAGTTCGCGGGCGGCGACGAGGTGCGCGTGCTCCCGACGTGCGGACACGGTTTCCACGCCGCCTGCGTCGACGTCTGGCTGCTCTCCAGCTCCACCTGCCCCTCCTGCCGGCGCGCCCTCGTCGTGTCGCCGGCGCCGTTGGCAACCGAGTCGCCCCCTCCCCAAACATGTTGCGAGCGCGCCGACGTCCTTGCGGCGCAGGCCTCggccgccgtctctggctccggcCGCTGCCGGCCGTTGGCACAGTAG